A single region of the Populus nigra chromosome 2, ddPopNigr1.1, whole genome shotgun sequence genome encodes:
- the LOC133682023 gene encoding AP-1 complex subunit sigma-1, translating to MIQFVLLISRQGKVRLTKWYSPYTQKERSKVIRELSGVILSRGPKLCNFVEWRGLKVVYKRYASLYFCMCIDQEDNELEVLEIIHHYVEILDRYFGSVCELDLIFNFHKAYYVLDELLIAGELQESSKKTVARQIAAQDSLVEAAKEQASSISNIISQATK from the exons ATG ATTCAATTTGTACTCCTCATTAGTCGACAAGGAAAAGTGAGATTGACAAAATGGTATTCACCTTATACACAGAAGGAAAGAAGTAAG GTCATCCGTGAGCTCAGTGGAGTAATTTTGTCTCGAGGACCCAAGCTCTGTAATTTTGTTGAATGGAGAGGACTCAAAGTTGTTTATAAAAG GTATGCTAGCCTTTACTTCTGCATGTGCATTGATCAAGAGGACAACGAATTAGAGGTCCTCGAAATAATTCACCATTATGTTGAGATTCTGGACCGATACTTTGGCAGT gtcTGTGAGTTGGACTTGATCTTCAACTTCCATAAG GCCTACTATGTATTGGACGAGCTTTTGATAGCTGGTGAACTTCAAGAGTCCAGCAAGAAAACAGTTGCTAGGCAAATAGCTGCTCAG GATTCATTGGTGGAGGCTGCAAAAGAGCAGGCCAGTTCGATTAGCAATATTATTTCCCAGGCTACGAAGTAG
- the LOC133681991 gene encoding uncharacterized protein LOC133681991 isoform X2 translates to MGHADGLSEPGSSSNHLIAYPESVLDVEDEEEQILYVASFEELAGNHVKYDTIIWVSISLLLVLAWGIGIILLLCLPIRRCQLRKDISSRKLYVTANEIVYKFSRPSILFWRVTTIEKRTPLSSVIDIIIEQVRVESIAHGKAAPVDELQVQGVADPGVLRKVIITEASKNAQDFGKGCKPTLTGEEERLSRGGSLSEGPVIFKSPSKSWKITGSPRYTSLEHRGLIQGEVLLNKLEEVSKSVKKIESHIKKSQASPESR, encoded by the exons ATGGGACATGCTGATGGTCTATCAGAACCCGGGTCATCAAGCAATCACCTAATTGCCTATCCTGAATCGGTGTTGGATGTTGAAGACGAAGAAGAACAGATACTGTATGTAGCTTCCTTTGAAGAACTTGCGGGAAATCATGTTAAATATGACACCATTATATGGGTTTCTATCTCTTTGTTGCTGGTTTTAGCTTGGGGGATTGGCATTATTCTGTTGCTATGTTTGCCCATAAGACGATGCCAGCTTCGAAAGGATATTTCCTCGCGCAAACTATATGTTACAGCTAATGAAATAGTTTACAAG tTTTCAAGGCCTTCGATTCTCTTTTGGCGTGTTACAACAATTGAGAAGCGCACTCCACTTTCCTCGGTGATTGATATCATCATTGAGCAAG TTAGAGTTGAAAGCATTGCTCATGGAAAAGCTGCACCTGTCGATGAATTACAGGTTCAAGGTGTTGCTGATCCTGGAGTTTTGAGGAAG GTGATAATAACTGAAGCTTCAAAGAATGCACAGGATTTTGGGAAAGGTTGCAAACCTACTCTTACTGGTGAAGAGGAGAGGCTGTCTAGAGGGGGATCATTGAGTGAGGGACCAGTTATCTTTAAATCACCATCCAAAAGCTGGAAG ATTACAGGCTCACCGCGCTACACTTCTCTGGAGCATAGAGGTTTAATACAAGGGGAAGTGCTGCTAAATAAACTCGAAGAAGTCAGTAAATCAGTAAAG AAAATTGAGTCGCATATTAAGAAGTCCCAGGCTTCCCCAGAAAGCCGTTGA
- the LOC133681980 gene encoding uncharacterized protein LOC133681980, producing MTETSSSSTTISKDLPSEHVLAVKRFFESVGIHASLPQNSTSKDFYSDLFRDLFKAGHVQRGRVSCIVPVLPVVGNFYNGLHGGAVGAIAERASIACARTVVADDKKLFLGELSICYLSAAKLNEVLLVEGSVLKSGRNLTVVASEFRIKETKKLVFTSRATFYHMHAAKL from the exons ATGACagaaacttcttcttcttcaacgaCCATCTCCAAAGACTTACCTTCAGAGCATGTCTTAGCAGTCAAAAGGTTTTTTGAAAGCGTAGGAATCCATGCCTCTCTCCCTCAAAACTCCACTTCTAAAGACTTTTATTCCGATCTCTTTCGCGATCTCTTTAAAGCCGGCCATGTCCAACGTGGCCGTGTCTCCTGTATCGTCCCTGTCTTGCCCGTTGTTGGC AATTTCTATAATGGGCTCCATGGAGGCGCTGTTGGGGCTATAGCAGAGAGAGCATCCATCGCTTGTGCTAGAACTGTTGTGGCTgatgataaaaaactttttcttGGTGAATTAAGCATCTGTTACCTCTCTGCAGCAAAACTAAAT GAGGTGTTGCTGGTTGAAGGGTCCGTACTCAAGAGTGGAAGGAATTTGACTGTAGTTGCATCTGAATTCAGAATCAAGGAAACCAAGAAGTTGGTCTTTACTTCTCGTGCTACATTCTATCACATGCATGCTGCCAAGTTATGA
- the LOC133683003 gene encoding transcription factor MYB3R-2, whose amino-acid sequence MRKNEGLKIGPGRSNKTAFAVVPMKSWNGRWAICAKISVREIMVEEVKEINSNSKTKGLVYWTGLVPHGGIRNAIQNQQGRMTGPTRRSRKWTGEEDKILADAVKRYNSKNWKKIEPMKVVIFISSQVSVFWLRLPVLLISLAAECVPDRTDVQCLHRWQKVLDPKLVKGPWKKEEDDLIRELVEIHGNKKWSQVAKHLTGRIGKQCRERWHNHLNPDINRTPWTKEEEAVLIKAHGAYGNKWAEIAKLLHGRTENSIKNHWNCSVRKRIESYPARGLDFYSYKTKADGKKLEVGKQRNDRGVNLCSNVEPCSLDLVLGNVGIREGQLKTSDNEICKEWNDSAKSTGRTIGTKATDTCVLSSQDCRESASSAYTSESTDHSSVNQAGKICDISFGSLMRSPYSQERTHETTNTINSLPSEALSPSLDLSLSTPFSAHGYDETMGKVSSPSLIFEHVI is encoded by the exons ATGCGGAAAAATGAAGGGTTGAAGATTGGACCTGGGAGATCCAACAAAACAGCCT TTGCTGTAGTTCCCATGAAGTCTTGGAATGGGCGATGGGCGATATGTGCTAAGATT agTGTGAGAGAGATCATGGTTGAAGAAGTTAAGGAGATCAATTCTAATTCAAAGACAAAGGGTTTAGTTTACTGGACTGGTTTGGTGCCCCATGGTGGCATTCGCAATGCGATTCAAAATCAACAAGG GAGGATGACTGGTCCTACAAGACGATCAAGAAAATGGACAGGGGAGGAG GATAAAATATTAGCTGATGCAGTCAAAAGGTACAATAGCAAAAATTGGAAGAAGATCG AGCCAATGAAGGTTGTGATATTCATTAGCTCACAAGTTTCTGTTTTCTGGTTGAGATTGCCAGTGCTG TTGATATCTCTTGCAGCTGAATGTGTTCCTGATAGAACAGATGTTCAGTGCCTGCATCGATGGCAGAAGGTTCTTGACCCTAAACTTGTTAAAGGTCCCTGGAAAAAAGag GAAGATGATCTCATTCGAGAGCTTGTTGAAATACACGGAAACAAGAAATGGTCTCAAGTAGCAAAACACTTGACAGGCCGCATAGGCAAGCAATGCCGAGAAAG gtGGCACAACCATTTAAATCCAGATATTAATAGAACTCCATGGACCAAAGAGGAGGAGGCAGTTCTCATCAAAGCCCACGGAGCATATGGTAACAAGTGGGCTGAGATCGCAAAGCTTCTGCATGGAAG GActgaaaattcaataaaaaatcattggaaCTGCTCAGTGAGGAAGAGAATAGAATCATATCCAGCTCGTGGTTTGGACTTTTATAGTTACAAGACAAAAGCAGATGGCAAGAAGCTAGAGGTGGGCAAGCAAAGAAATGATCGGGGTGTGAACTTGTGCTCAAACGTGGAACCTTGTTCACTGGATTTGGTTCTTGGAAATGTTGGTATAAGGGAGGGCCAATTGAAGACGTCAGATAATGAAATTTGTAAAGAGTGGAACGATTCAGCAAAGTCCACAGGTAGAACTATAGGTACTAAAGCTACTGATACATGTGTTCTGTCCAGCCAAGATTGCAGAGAAAGTGCCAGTAGTGCATACACATCTGAGTCAACAGACCATTCCTCTGTTAACCAGGCTGGGAAAATCTGTGATATTTCTTTCGGTAGTCTCATGAGGTCTCCATATTCACAAGAAAGGACTCATGAGACTACAAATACTATCAATTCATTGCCTTCTGAAGCACTTTCTCCGTCTTTGGATCTCTCTTTGAGTACTCCATTCAGTGCACATGGTTATGATGAAACAATGGGTAAAGTTTCTTCCCCCTCTCTCATTTTTGAGCATGTAATCTAG
- the LOC133681991 gene encoding uncharacterized protein LOC133681991 isoform X1 — MGHADGLSEPGSSSNHLIAYPESVLDVEDEEEQILYVASFEELAGNHVKYDTIIWVSISLLLVLAWGIGIILLLCLPIRRCQLRKDISSRKLYVTANEIVYKFSRPSILFWRVTTIEKRTPLSSVIDIIIEQGCLQSVYGLHTVRVESIAHGKAAPVDELQVQGVADPGVLRKVIITEASKNAQDFGKGCKPTLTGEEERLSRGGSLSEGPVIFKSPSKSWKITGSPRYTSLEHRGLIQGEVLLNKLEEVSKSVKKIESHIKKSQASPESR, encoded by the exons ATGGGACATGCTGATGGTCTATCAGAACCCGGGTCATCAAGCAATCACCTAATTGCCTATCCTGAATCGGTGTTGGATGTTGAAGACGAAGAAGAACAGATACTGTATGTAGCTTCCTTTGAAGAACTTGCGGGAAATCATGTTAAATATGACACCATTATATGGGTTTCTATCTCTTTGTTGCTGGTTTTAGCTTGGGGGATTGGCATTATTCTGTTGCTATGTTTGCCCATAAGACGATGCCAGCTTCGAAAGGATATTTCCTCGCGCAAACTATATGTTACAGCTAATGAAATAGTTTACAAG tTTTCAAGGCCTTCGATTCTCTTTTGGCGTGTTACAACAATTGAGAAGCGCACTCCACTTTCCTCGGTGATTGATATCATCATTGAGCAAG GTTGCTTACAGTCTGTTTATGGACTCCATACAGTTAGAGTTGAAAGCATTGCTCATGGAAAAGCTGCACCTGTCGATGAATTACAGGTTCAAGGTGTTGCTGATCCTGGAGTTTTGAGGAAG GTGATAATAACTGAAGCTTCAAAGAATGCACAGGATTTTGGGAAAGGTTGCAAACCTACTCTTACTGGTGAAGAGGAGAGGCTGTCTAGAGGGGGATCATTGAGTGAGGGACCAGTTATCTTTAAATCACCATCCAAAAGCTGGAAG ATTACAGGCTCACCGCGCTACACTTCTCTGGAGCATAGAGGTTTAATACAAGGGGAAGTGCTGCTAAATAAACTCGAAGAAGTCAGTAAATCAGTAAAG AAAATTGAGTCGCATATTAAGAAGTCCCAGGCTTCCCCAGAAAGCCGTTGA
- the LOC133681672 gene encoding cyclin-dependent kinase D-2-like translates to MSENDVEKKVADRYLKREILGEGTYGVVYKAIDTKTGKTVAIKKIRLGRQKEGVNFTALREIKLLKELKDPNIIELIHAFPHKGNLHLVFEFMETDLEAVIRDPNIFLSPGDIKSYFQMTLKGLAVCHKKWVLHRDMKPNNLLIGSNGQLKLADFGLARIFGSPGRKFTHQVFARWYRAPELLFGAKQYGASVDVWAAGCILAELLNRRPFLQGDSDIDQLGKIFQKLGTPTPLQWPDLEWLPDFVEYSSQIIQPWRKLCPTASDDALDLLSKMFTYDPRARISVQQALEHRYFTSIPLPTDPAKLPRPAPKRESHNPRTSDVHDGPVVLSPKRKARRVMSDREGFAGNSFQVDKVDECGGEIRQAAGDNTGRNEPVLMSVDFSVFGSKPMSRPTINSADRSHLKRKLDLEFQHPE, encoded by the exons ATGTCAGAGAATGATGTGGAGAAGAAAGTAGCGGATAGATATCTAAAGCGAGAGATTCTTGGTGAAGGTACTTATGGTGTTGTCTACAAAGCCATTGACACCAAG ACTGGGAAGACTGTTGCAATCAAGAAAATTCGGCTCGGAAGACAAAAGGAAGGAGTGAATTTTACAGCACTTAGAGAGATTAAACTTCTTAAAGAGCTTAAAGACCCGAATATAATCGAGTTGATCCATGCCTTCCCTCACAAAGGGAACTTGCATCTTGTGTTTGAGTTCATGGAGACTGATCTTGAAGCGGTGATTCGCGATCCCAATATATTTCTTTCGCCAGGGGATATAAAATCATACTTTCAGATGACGTTGAAAGGACTAGCTGTTTGCCATAAGAAATGGGTTTTGCATAG GGATATGAAGCCAAATAACTTGTTGATAGGATCTAATGGGCAGCTCAAGCTTGCAGATTTTGGTTTAGCACGTATTTTTGGAAGTCCTGGTCGCAAGTTCACACACCAA GTCTTTGCTCGATGGTATAGAGCACCTGAACTTTTGTTTGGTGCCAAACAATATGGTGCTAGTGTTGATGTATGGGCTGCAGGTTGTATATTGGCAGAGCTACTTAATCGCAGACCATTCCTACAG GGGGATAGCGATATCGATCAACTAGGAAAGATCTTTCAGAAGTTGGGGACTCCAACTCCTTTGCAGTGGCCTGATTTGGAATGGCTTCCTGATTTTGTAGAATATTCATCTCAGATTATACAACCTTGGCGAAAACTGTGTCCAACGGCTAGTGACGATGCTTTAGATCTGTTATCTAAGATGTTTACATATGATCCAAGAGCTAGAATTTCAGTGCAACAGGCATTGGAACACAG GTATTTCACCTCCATACCTCTGCCCACAGATCCAGCTAAGCTCCCTAGACCAGCTCCCAAGAGAGAATCACACAATCCTAGGACTTCAGATGTACATGATGGTCCTGTTGTCTTGTCACCAAAAAGGAAGGCAAGAAGAGTGATGTCAGATCGTGAAGGGTTTGCTGGAAATTCATTCCAAGTTGATAAGGTTGATGAATGTGGCGGTGAGATTAGACAGGCAGCTGGGGATAACACGGGCAGGAATGAACCGGTGCTGATGTCAGTAGATTTTTCTGTCTTTGGATCAAAACCAATGAGCAGACCTACGATTAACAG TGCTGACAGATCTCATCTAAAGAGGAAACTGGATCTTGAGTTCCAGCATCCTGAATAA
- the LOC133681459 gene encoding cell division protein FtsY homolog, chloroplastic produces the protein MATLAHLSLLSKPSPPPQLNNLFSTIPRTRLNPQSKRTRFKCLASQTGFFTKLGRLIKEKAKSDVEKIFSGFSKTRDNLAVIDELLLYWNLSETDRVLDELEEALLVSDFGPRITIQIVEKLREDILAGKLKSGSEIKDALKKSVLDLLEKKGNKTELQLGFRKPAVVMIVGVNGGGKTTSLGKLAYRLKNEGAKILMAAGDTFRAAASDQLEIWAERTGCEIVVADGEKAKASSVLSQAVKKGKEQEFDVVLCDTSGRLHTNYSLMEELIACKKAVGKIVRGAPNEILLVLDGTTGLNMLPQAREFNEVVGITGFILTKLDGSARGGCVVSVVDELGIPVKFVGVGEGVEDLQPFDAEAFVNAIFS, from the exons ATGGCAACTCTAGCtcatctctctctcctctcaaaaccatcaccaccaccacaactCAATAACCTCTTCTCCACCATCCCTAGAACCCGGCTCAACCCACAATCCAAACGCACCCGGTTCAAATGCTTAGCCAGCCAAACCGGGTTCTTTACTAAACTAGGTCGTTTAATAAAAGAGAAAGCCAAAAGTGATGTTGAAAAAATCTTCTCAGGTTTCTCCAAAACCAGAGACAACCTTGCTGTCATTGATGAGCTCTTACTGTACTGGAACCTCTCTGAAACCGACCGTGTTCTCGACGAACTCGAAGAG GCTTTGTTGGTGTCTGATTTTGGGCCAAGAATTACTATTCAGATTGTGGAGAAATTGAGGGAGGATATATTAGCAGGGAAGCTTAAATCAGGGAGTGAAATAAAg GATGCACTGAAGAAGAGTGTGCTGGATTTGTTAGAGAAGAAAGGGAATAAAACCGAGCTTCAACTTGGATTCAG GAAACCGGCTGTTGTTATGATAGTTGGTGTTAATGGTGGTGGGAAGACGACATCTCTTG GAAAGCTAGCATATAGATTGAAGAATGAAGGGGCAAAG ATACTGATGGCAGCAGGGGATACATTTAGGGCAGCTGCCAGTGATCAGTTGGAGATATGGGCTGAAAGAACTGGGTGTGAGATTGTTGTGGCTGACGGAGAAAAGGCCAAAGCATCATCAG TTCTTTCTCAGGCTgtaaagaaagggaaagaacaAGAATTTGATGTTGTTTTGTGTGACACATCTGGAC GTCTCCACACTAATTACAGCCTCATGGAAGAGTTGATCGCATGTAAGAAAGCTGTAGGCAAAATAGTTCGTGGTGCACCTAAT GAGATCTTACTAGTGTTGGATGGGACTACTGGTTTGAATATGCTTCCACAAGCAAGAGAGTTCAATGAA GTTGTTGGAATAACTGGTTTCATTTTGACAAAACTCGATGGTTCTGCTAGAGGTGGCTGTGTG GTCAGTGTTGTTGATGAGCTTGGCATCCCTGTAAAGTTTGTGGGTGTTGGAGAAGGTGTAGAAGACCTCCAACCCTTTGATGCCGAGGCTTTTGTTAATGCCATATTTTCATGA
- the LOC133682719 gene encoding digalactosyldiacylglycerol synthase 2, chloroplastic: MDNKKQHIAIFTTASLPWMTGTAVNPLFRAAFLAKDGSRKVTLVIPWLSLQHQKLVYPDNITFTSPSEQQVYVRHWLQERISFSPAFSIQFYPAKFAVDKRSILSVGDISEVIPDEDADVAVLEEPEHLTWFHHGKRWKTKFRLVIGIIHTNYLEYIKREKNGRVKALVVKYINSWVVDIYCHKVIRLSAATQDYPNSIICNVHGVNPKFLEIGKKKIELQQSGNGNQAFTKGAYYIGKMVWSKGYKELIKLLQDNQKELIGLEVDLYGSGEDSDQVQAAAKKLDLVVRVYPGRDHADPVFHDYKVFLNPSTTDVVCTTTAEALAMGKIVVCANHPSNEFFKQFVNCWTYDNSKGFVEATSRALTEEPAELTGAQRHELSWEAATERFLRVADLDQVFARKPAKSLSNNFASTSLNTRMEDVSAYLHYVALGSETSRRAFGAIPGSLQPDEELCKELGLAIPAATQGSKDPVDTS, translated from the exons ATGGATAACAAGAAGCAGCATATTGCAATTTTTACAACGGCCAGTCTTCCATGGATGACGGGAACTGCCGTAAACCCTCTGTTTCGTGCTGCGTTTCTTGCGAAAGATGGGAGTAGAAAGGTCACTTTGGTGATTCCGTGGTTGTCCTTGCAGCATCAGAAATTAGTCTACCCCGATAATATCACCTTCACTTCACCTTCTGAGCAACAAGTGTATGTCCGTCATTGGCTTCAGGAGAGGATTTCATTTTCACCTGCTTTTAGCATACAATTCTACCCCGCCAAG TTTGCTGTAGATAAAAGAAGCATTCTTTCCGTAGGAGATATCTCGGAAGTCATACCGGATGAAGATGCTGATGTTGCGGTCCTTGAGGAGCCTGAGCATCTCACGTGGTTTCATCATGGGAAGAGATGGAAAACTAAATTCCGCCTTGTCATAGGAATTATACACACCAATTATCTGGAATATATCAAGAGAGAGAAGAATGGACGGGTTAAAGCATTGGttgttaaatatattaatagttGGGTTGTTGATATCTACTGCCACAAG GTAATTAGATTGTCTGCTGCTACCCAGGATTATCCTAATTCCATAATCTGCAATGTTCATGGAGTGAATCCTAAGTTCCTTGAGATTGGCAAGAAAAAGATAGAGCTACAACAAAGTGGGAATGGGAATCAGGCCTTCACTAAAGGTGCCTACTACATTGGAAAAATGGTGTGGAGCAAAGGCTACAAGGAGCTTATTAAACTTCTTCAAGACAATCAAAAAGAGCTAATTGGGCTTGAGGTAGATTTATATGGCAGTGGAGAAGACTCCGACCAAGTCCAGGCAGCTGCTAAAAAATTGGATCTGGTAGTCAGAGTATATCCTGGGCGTGATCATGCAGATCCTGTATTCCACGA TTATAAAGTGTTCCTGAATCCAAGCACCACAGACGTTGTTTGCACGACGACGGCAGAAGCATTGGCAATGGGCAAAATTGTTGTATGTGCTAATCACCCATCgaatgaattcttcaagcagTTTGTAAACTGCTGGACTTATGATAACAGCAAAGGATTTGTCGAGGCCACAAGCAGGGCTTTAACTGAAGAACCTGCTGAGCTGACTGGTGCACAGAGACACGAGCTGTCATGGGAGGCTGCAACAGAACGGTTTCTGAGGGTTGCTGATCTGGACCAGGTATTTGCAAGGAAACCAGCAAAAAGTCTTTCAAACAACTTTGCTTCCACATCTTTAAATACACGAATGGAGGATGTATCAGCATATCTGCACTATGTGGCTCTTGGTTCTGAAACATCAAGAAGAGCTTTCGGTGCAATTCCAGGGAGTCTGCAACCAGACGAAGAGCTATGTAAGGAGCTTGGGCTGGCTATTCCCGCAGCCACCCAAGGATCAAAAGATCCTGTTGACACATCATGA